GAGGAAACGTCATGTATAAAAAACTGTTACAAGGCACCTGGTCCCAGCTGCGCAGCCTGGGAATCATCTTCATGCACGCGTTTCGCAAGCGCGAGACGATCAACTACCCCGAAGAGAAGCCCTACCTCGCGCCGCGCTACCGTGGGCGCATCGTGCTCACCCGGGACCCTGACGGCGAAGAGCGCTGCGTAGCCTGCAACCTCTGTGCGGTGGCCTGTCCGGTGGACTGCATCGCGCTGCAGAAAGGGGAAAAAGACGACGGCCGCTGGTACCCGGAGTTTTTCCGTATCAACTTCTCGCGCTGCATTTTCTGCGGCATGTGCGAAGAGGCCTGCCCGACCTCGGCGATTCAGCTCACGCCGGACTTCGAAATGGCCGAGTATCGCCGCCAGGAGCTGGTCTACGAAAAGGAAGACCTTTTGATCAACGGCCCCGGCAAGGACCACGACTACCACTTTTACAAGGTGGCCGGGCTTGCCGTGAGCGGCAAGGACAAGGGCCAGGGCGAAGACGAGGCCGAACCCATCAACGTCACCACGCTGCTGCCCTGAGGGCGCTTTGACCACACGGGAGGATTCATGGAGCTTGCCTTCTATCTCGGCGGCCTGACAGCGGTGCTTGCCACCCTGGGCGTGATTGCCAACCCCAACCCGGTACACGCGGTGCTGTACCTGGTGGTGTCGCTGCTGGCAGTCGCCATGGTGTTTTTCGCCCTCGGCGCGCCCTTTGCCGGAACTCTGGAAATCATCGTCTACGCCGGCGCCATCATGGTGCTGTTCGTGTTCGTGGTGATGATGCTCAATCTCGGCCAGGCCGCCGCCGAGCAGGAGCGCGAATGGCTCAAGGCGCGCACCTGGCTGGGGCCGTCGCTGCTGGCTGCGGTACTGTTTCTGACCCTGGTCAGCCTTCTTTGGCGCGGCGACGGCCAGTCCGTGATCACCGGCGGCGGGCTTACCGCCAAGGGCGCCGGCACGCTGCTCTACGGCCCCTGGCTCTTGCTGGTGGAGCTTGGCGCGCTGCTGCTGCTGGCTGCCCTGGTGACGGCGTCCCACGTGGGCCGCTTGAGCCCGGTGGCCGCGCCCTCGCCCGCCCCGCGCGATATGCCCACGAACAGAAAAGGCAAAGGGGCGACCCAGCCATCCGCCGATGTCGAAGGCCAGCCTCAGCCGGCGGACACCGATACCCCCAAGGAGGACTCATGAACGGCGTCGCCATGGAACACGGCCTGGTTCTTGCCGCCGTGCTGTTTGCCCTGGGGCTTGGCGGACTGATGTTCCGCCGCAACATGATCTTTGTGTTGATGAGCCTTGAAGTCATGCTCAACGCCGCGGGTCTTGCTTTCATCGTAGCCGGCACCGGCTGGGAACAGCCGGAAGGCCAGGTCATGTTCCTGCTGGTGATTACCCTGGCAGCGGCCGAGGCAAGCGTCGGGCTTGCCCTGCTGATCCAGCTGTATCACCGCTTCAAGACCCTCAACCTCGACGTGGCCAGCAGGATGCGCGGATGATGGAACCCTTGACGACTTTCTTGACAACGCTCTCGACAGCCCAGCCAACGGCGGTGCTGCTGCCGCTCACCTTCCTGCTGCCGCTTCTGGGCACGCTGATCCTGGCGTTTTCCCGGGGGACCCTGGGCTACTGCGCCAGCGCGCTGACGGGCACGGCCAGCGTCGGCCTGGCTGCCCTGGCCACGGCGATGATCGCTCTGGGCTTTGCCGAGAACGGCCCCGAGCAGCTGACGCTTTGGACCTGGATCGCCGTGGGTGATTTCCAGCCGGGCATCAGCCTGGCGCTGGACGGCCTGTCGCTGACCATGCTCGGGGTGATTACCGGGGTCGGCTTTTTCATCCACCTGTTCGCTGCCTGGTACATGCGCGGCGAGGCGGGCATCACCCGTTTTTACACCTACATGAACCTCTTCGTGTTCAGCATGGTGCTGCTGGTGCTGGGCGACAACCTGCTGCTTTTGTTCCTCGGCTGGGAAGGCGTAGGGATGTGCAGCTACCTGCTCATCGGCTACTACTACACCAACAGCGCCAACGGCTGGGCCGGGTTCAAGGCGTTCATCATTACCCGGATCGGTGACGTCTTTCTGGCCATCGGCATGTTTCTGCTCTTCGCCCGGCTGGGCACGCTCAACATCGCCGAGATTCTCGAGCTTGCGCCAAAGGCCTGGCAGTCGGGCGATACCGTGGTGGAGCTGGCGGCTTTCCTGCTGCTCGGCGGGGCGCTGGGCAAGTCGGCCCAGCTGCCGCTGCATACCTGGCTTGCCGATGCCATGGCCGGCCCCACGCCGGTGTCGGCGCTGATCCACGCCGCCACCATGGTCACCGCCGGGGTCTACCTGATCGCGCGCATGCACGGCATCTTCGAGCTCGCGCCCGCCGCGCTTTACGCCACCGGCGTGATCGGCGCGCTGACGCTGCTCATGGCGGGCTTTGCCGCCCTTGCGCAAACCGACATCAAGCGGGTGCTGGCCTACTCCACCATGAGCCAGATCGGCTACATGTTTCTCGCTTTGGGCGTCGGCGCTTACGACACGGCGATTTTCCATCTGATGACCCATGCGTTTTTCAAGGCGCTTTTGTTCCTCTCCGCCGGCGCGGTGATCATAAGCTGCCATCACGAACAGGACATGCACCGCCTCGGCGGGCTGTGGCGCAAACTGCCGCTGGCCTATATGGGCTTTATAGTGGGCGGCGCGGCGCTGGCCGCCCTGCCGCTGGTGTCCGCCGGGTTTTACAGCAAGGATGAAATCCTCTGGCAGGCGCTGGCCGCCGACCGGCAGGGCCTGCTCGCGGCCGGGCTGATCGGCGCGCTGCTGACCTCGCTTTACACCCTGCGGCTGATTATCGGCACCTTCCACGGCGCGGCAAAAAGCGATAACGCCCGCCATGCCGACACCGGCCGCGGCCTGGCCCACGGCCTGCCGCTGGTGGTGCTCGCCGTGCTCTCAACGTTTCTCGGCGCCTGGATTACCCCGCCGCTCGGCGGCGTGCTGCCAACAGGCCCCGGAGAGGGCGTCACGGCCGGCCACGGCGCGCTGGAGCTGGTTGCCGCCGCTACGGCTCTGGCCGGCATCGCTCTGGGGGTGTGGCTGTTCGGCCTCAAGCGCGGCTGGCTGCGCCCGGCCAACCACGGTCTGGGGGCCGGGCTCTGGCAGCTGTGGCACCACGCCTGGGGCTTTGACCTGGTGTTTGACTGGACCATTGTGCGCCCCTATCGCGGCGTGGTCTGGCTTTTGCAGAGCGATCTGTTCGACGGCCTCTTCCGCCTGCTGGCATGGTGCGTGCGGCTTGTGCACCTGGGGCTTTCGCGGACCCAGACCGGCAAGCTGCGCGGCTACGCCGTCACCATGGTGGCTGGGGCGACGTTGATTCTATTGAGTCTGGCGCTGGTGACCCAGGGAACCTGAAAGGGATAAACGCTTATGATACTGGTATGGCTGATCGTCATCCCGTTTGTCGGGGGGCTTTTATGCTGGCAGGCCGAACGCCTGGGCAGCCGGGCCACGCGCCTGATTGCTCTTGCCACCATGCTCTTCGTGCTGCTGATTGCGCTGTGGCTGTGGGTGCAGCTGAACTTTCAGCTGCCCGCCACGGACGGCTCGGGCGCCCAGTGGGCAATTGAGTATCGCCTGCCCTGGATCACACGCTTCGGTATCGATATCCATCTGGCGCTGGACGGCCTGTCGCTGGTGCTGATCGCCCTGACCGGCTTTCTCGGCGTGCTTGCGGTGCTCTGCTCGTGGAACGAGATCGTCCGGCGCATCGGCTTTTTCCACCTCAACCTGCTGTGGATCCTTGGCGGCGTGGTCGGGGTGTTTCTGGCCATCGATCTTTTCCTTTTCTTCTTCTTCTGGGAACTGATGCTGGTGCCGATGTACTTTCTCATCGCGCTCTGGGGCCACAGCGGCTCCAAGGGCAGCACCCGCATCGGCGCGGCGATCAAGTTCTTCATCTACACCCAGGCAAGCGGCCTTTTGATGCTGGTGGCGATTCTGGGGTTGGTGTTTGCCCACCACGCCAACACCGGCGAGTACTCGTTCAGCTATGCCGTACTCAAGGAAACCGCGCTGTCGCCCACGCTTGCCTTCTGGCTGATGCTCGGGTTCTTCATCGCCTTTGCCGTCAAGCTGCCGGTGATACCGCTGCACGGCTGGCTGCCCAACGCCCACGCCCAGGCGCCCACCGCGGGCAGCGTGGACCTGGCCGGCATCCTGCTCAAGACCGCCGCCTACGGCATGCTGCGCTTTGCCCTGCCGCTGTTTCCCGAGGCCTCCCAGGCGTTTGCCCCGGTGGCCATGGGGCTGGGTCTGCTGGGCATTTTCTACGGCGCGGTGCTGGCCTGCGGCCAGCGCGATATCAAACGCTTTGTGGCCTACACCAGTATTGCCCACATGGGCTTTGTGCTCATCGGCATCTACGCCGGCACCGAGCTTGCGCTCCAGGGCGTGGTGGTGCTGATGGTGGCCCACGCCTTCTCTGCTGCCGGCCTCTTTATCTTGAGCGGCCAGCTCTACGAGCGGCTGCATACCCGCCAGATCGGGGAGATGGGCGGTCTCTGGGGCCGGCTTGGCAGCTTGCCGGGCATGTACCTGTTCCTGATTGCCGCTTCGCTTGGCATGCCCACCACGGCCAACTTCGTCGGCGAGTTCATGGTGCTGTTCGGCACCTTTGCCATCGCCCCCTGGGTGGTAGCGCTTGCCAGCGTCGGGCTGGTACTGGCGGCGGTATATTCCCTTATGCTCATGCAGCGGGTGCACTACGGCCCGCCCCAGGACGATACGCCGCTGTCAGGCCTGGACGCTCGGGAATTCTGCATGCTGCTGGGTATCGTGGCGCTGATCCTCTGGGTTGGCCTCTATCCGCAGCCGCTGCTGGACACTACCGGCGCGTCCATGGGGGAAATCCATCGGCTGTTTGACGCCCAAAGCTCACCGTTGCCGGAGGCTCGCTAATGCCGTTGCCCAAGCTTGCTATCGCTTATCTTCCGCTGATTCTGGTGGCCGCCACGGCCATCACCGTCATGTTGGGCACCGCCTGGCGGCGCGACCATCACGTCACGGTGGCCGTGAGCGTGCTGGGGCTGGCGCTTGCTCTGATTGCCCAGATCACGGCGCTGAGCATACTGCCGCTCACAACCACGCTGCTCGTCTTTGACGGCCCGGCCGCCCTCGGCGGGCTTCTGGTGCTGGCCTCGACGCTTGCCTGCGCGGTGCTGGCGCATGCCTACTTCGAGACGTTCCAAAAGCCCCGGGAAGAGTTTTACCTGCTGCTGCTGTGCTCGGCGGCGGGCGGGCTGGTGCTGGTGGCAAGCCGGCATCTGGCCAGCCTGTTTCTGGGGATGGAGCTTTTGTCCATGCCGCTTTACGGCATGCTGGCCTACGCCTTTCACGAGCGCCGTTCGCTGGAAGCCGGGATCAAATACCTGATTCTTTCCGCGGCGGCGAGTTCTTTTCTGCTCTTCGGCATGGCGCTGGTATACGCCCAGACCGGCGAGCTCGAGCTTGCCGCGCTGATGGCAACGCTCACGCAGGGCAGCGGCGCCTGGGGGCTGGCCGGGGCCGGCATGATGCTGGTGGGGCTCGGCTTCAAGCTGTCAATCGCGCCCTTCCACCTGTGGACGCCGGACGTCTACGAAGGCGGGCCCGGGCCGGCGGCGACGTTTCTCGCCACGGCCAGCAAGGTCGCGGTATTCATCATCATGCTGCGCCTGGTGATGAGCGCCCCGGCGTTTCAGGGCGAGTGGCTGCACGCGGTGCTCTGGGTGCTCGCGCTTGCCAGCATGCTGATCGGCAACCTGCTGGCGCTGACCCAGTCCAATCTCAAGCGCCTGCTGGGCTATTCCTCCATCGCCCACTTCGGCTACATGCTGCTGGTGCTGGTCATCGCCGACGGCCTGGCCGCCGAAGCCGGCGGGGTCTATCTGATAACCTACATCCTTGCCACTCTCGCCGCCTTTGGCGTGGTCATCCTGGTGTCAAGCGCCACCGAAGGCGCCGACGCCGGCAGCCTGCACTACTATCGCGGGCTGTTCTGGCGCCGGCCTTTCCTCACCGCGGTGATGACCGTCGCCATGCTCTCGCTCGCCGGCATTCCGGCAACCGTAGGCTTCATCGGCAAGTTTTACCTCATTGCTCTGGGCGTGGAAGCCGGGCAGTGGTGGCTGGTCGCCGGCATCATCGTCGGCAGCGCCATCGGGCTTTACTACTACCTGCGGGTGATCGTCACCCTGTTCCTGGCCGAACCGGGGATGCATCACCGGGACGCCTCGGCGGACTGGGCGGTGCGCGCCGGCGGCCTCGTCGTGCTCGGCGCGGCGGTGCTGGTGGTCCTGCTGGGCCTCTACCCCGCGCCCATGATCGCCCTGGCAAACGCCGCCGGTAGCGTGGCGACGCCGTAGCCGCAGGCGCCCCCACCCATCGGACCGGCCGGCCCGCTTTTGCTCACTCGCAGGCGCCGGCCGGGCCGCCTCAGTGTTCGTCCAGGCCGCGCTCGGCCATGGCCACGGCGCGAAACAGCGCGCGGCCCTTGCTCAGGGTTTCCTGCCATTCGGTTTCCGGGTCCGAGTCGGCAACGATCCCCGCGCCCACCTGCACGTGAACTTCTCCGTCCTTGATCACCGCGGTACGAATGGCGATCGCGGTATCCATGTTGCCGTGCCACGACAGATAGCCCACCGCGCCGGAATAGATGCCGCGCTTGACCGGCTCGACCTCGTCGATGATTTCCAGCGCGCGCACCTTCGCCGCGCCAGATACGGTGCCGGCGGGAAAGGTGGCGCGCAGCGCATCCATGGCCGAGAGCCCGGGTCTGAGCCGCCCCACGACGTTGGACACGATGTGCATGACGTGGGAGTAGCGCTCGACCACCATTTTGTCGGTGACCCTGACGCTGCCGGTCTCGCTGATACGCCCGATATCGTTGCGCCCCAGATCAATCAGCATGGAGTGCTCGGCGAGCTCCTTGGGATCGGCCAAAAGCTCCTTTTCCAGCGCCTCGTCTTCGGCTTCGGTTCTGCCGCGCTTGCGGGTGCCGGCAATGGGGCGAACGGTGACTTCGTCTTCCTCGGTGCGGGTGAGGATCTCCGGCGACGAGCCCACCACCTGATGGTCACCCAGATTCAGGTAATACATGTACGGCGAGGGGTTGAGGCTGCGCAACGCCCGGTAGAGGTCCAGCGGCGCGGCGCGGTACGGAGCCGACATGCGCTGGGAAGGCACGCACTGCATGATGTCGCCGGCGCGGACGTATTCCTTGATCCTGGCCACCGCGGCCTTGAAGCCTTCCTGGGTAAAACCGGAGCGAAAGTCGCTTTCCCGAACCTCCGGCTTGCCCTGGACCTGCCCGCTCGGTCGCTGATAGGCGTCGCGCAGGCGGCTTTCCAGATGCCGTAAATGCCCTTCGGCCGTCGCCAGAGCATCCACGGCTTCCGGGTCGGCGTGGGTCAGCAGCGTCAGCCGACCGGAAAGGTTGTCAAACACCACCAGGTCGTTGCACACCATCAGCAGGATGTCCGGCACGCCGAGCTGATCCGGCTTGTCGCTGTCGGCCAGGCGCGGCTCGATGTAGCGGATGGTCTCGTAGCCGAAATAGCCCACCAGCCCGCCGTCAAAGCGCGGGCGATCATCGATCTTGGGCACCTTGAAGCGCGCCTGGAACTCCTCGATCCACGCTAGCGGGTCGTCGACTTCGGTCACCCCCTGGGTTTCGCCGTCCTGAAGATGGCGCACGGTATGGCCGCGCACTTCGATGCGCTCCCGGCAGGGCAGGCCGATGATCGAGTAGCGCCCCCACTTTTCGCCGCCCTGCACCGATTCCAGCAAAAAGGTCCAGGGCACGTTGGCCAGCTTGAGATAGGTCGATAGCGGCGTATCCAGGTCGGCCAGCACCTCCCGGGCAACGGGAATACGGTTGTAGCCGGCGCGGGCCAGCTCGGCAAAGCGGTCGGGAGTCATCATCAAGGGTTCCTTATCGTATGGAAGACGTGCGGGCCGGGGCCGCCAGCAGCTCACTCAGCGAGTCCAGCAGCGCATCCGGCATGCTGTCGCTGATTGGCTCGCCGTGATTGTAGCCGTAGGTCAGCGCGGCGGTGGCAAATCCCGCCGCCTTGCCGGCGGCCATGTCGTGGCGGGAATCCCCCACCATCACGCAGTGGCCGGCGGGCACGCCAAAGCGCTCAGCGGCGTGGCAAAGCGGCAGCGGGTCGGGCTTTTTCCGCGCCAGGCTATCGCCGCCCAGGCACAGGGAAAAGGCGTCGCACAAGGCAAAGTGCTCAAGCAGCGGCGCAACAAAGCGCTCGGGCTTGTTGGTGACCAGCGCCAGCACAAAGCCCGAGTCCCTGAGAGCGAACAGCGTCTCGGCCACGCCGGGGTAAAGCTGCGTCAGACGGTGCGGAGCTTCGCCGTAATAGCTCAGAAAGGCAGCATGGACCCGCGCCGCCAGCGTCTCGTCCACGGCCTCAACGGGAGTTTCAAGCGCCCAGGCGAGGCCGCGCTCCACAAGCTTGCGGGTGCCGTTGCCCACCCAGCGGCTAACGTCTTCCCGCTCGGGCAAAGCCAGCCGCTCGTCGTCGAGCGCGCGAACAAGCGCCGCCGCGAGGTCGGGCACCGAGTCGATCAGGGTGCCGTCAAGATCAAAGGCTATCAGCCGCTTGCCGGCTAACAGCGGGTGCAGCGCCCTGTCCGCTACCGCGTCGTGACGCCCTGCGTCCTGATTCATGGTGGGCTCATCCTGGTGGTTCGTCTGCGGCCATCTTACCTGCCAAGCCGCCTCTCGCGCATTATTCGGAGCGCTTCTGCGCCAGCGCCTCGCGCATCCTGGCGATCACCGAGTCGTAATCGTGGGGGTCTTCACTTCTGCGCGCCTTGAAGATCGCCGAGCCGGCGACAAAGGTATCCGCTCCGGCGGCGGCCACCTCGGCGATGTTGTCAATTTTGATCCCGCCGTCCACTTCCAGGCGGATGTCGTAGCCCGAGGCGTCGAGCTTTGCCCGGGTATCGCGCAGCTTGGCAAGGGTCTGCGGAATGAACGCCTGGCCGCCAAAGCCCGGATTGACGCTCATCAACAGCACCATGTCGAGCTTGTCCATGACGTAGTCGAGATAGCCAAGGGGCGTGGCCGGGTTCAGCACCAGCCCGGCCTGGCAGCCACCGTCGCGGATCAGCTGCAGCGAGCGGTCGATGTGGTCGGACGCTTCAGGGTGAAAGGTAATGATGCTCGCCCCGGCGTCGATGAAGTCGCTGATCAGCTGGTCGACCGGCTTGACCATCAGATGCACGTCGATGGGCGCGGTCACGCCGTGGTCGCGCAGCGCCTTGCACACCATGGGGCCGATGGTGAGGTTGGGCACGTAGTGGTTGTCCATTACGTCGAAGTGGACGATATCCGCGCCGGACGCGAGCACGTTGTCGACTTCCTCCCCCAGGCGGGCAAAGTCGGCGGAGAGAATCGACGGCGCAATACGGAAGAAGCGCGCCGGGGCATGAGGGGATGCGGTCATGGTCATGGGCTTTTTTGAGCGGGTGGCTTTGAAAGGGCTAATGATACCAGAGCCTGACTAGGCGACGAGAGGCGCGGCCGCGGCCGGCAAATGCGATACACATATATTCTAAATTCGAATAATAAATATGATTGTAATTACTCATGGCCGGTTTTAGTCTTTATCCCACTCATCTTCATCTCTACTTCCGTTTCTCGTTACAGGAGCCTTGCATGGCCTTTCCCCGTCCCGCCGCTACGCTCAAGCGCAGCCTGCTCGCCGTCGCCGTTGCCGCCAGCGCTTCGGGCGCGGCCAACGCCGCCGACCGCGAACTGCTCAACGCCTCTTACGACATCGCCCGGGAGCTGTTTGCCGAAATCAACCCGAAGTTCGAAAGCTGGTGGGAAAAGGAGCACGGCGAAAGCGTTGAAGTCAGCCAGTCCCACAACGGCTCGTCCGCCCAGGCCCGATCCATCATGCAGGGGCTGGGCGCCGACGTCGTCACCTTCAACCAGGTGACCGACGTCCAGGTGCTGGCGGATGCCGGCCTGGTGGCCGACGACTGGCAAGAGGCCTTTGACAACAACGCCTCGCCCTACTATTCCACCACGGCGTTTCTGGTGCGCAAGGGCAACCCCAAGAACATCGAAAGCTGGGACGACTTGGCCGGCGACGACGTGGAAATCGTCTTCCCCAACCCCAAGACATCGGGCAACGGCCGCTATACTTACCTGGCCGCCTGGGGGGCTGCCGACAAGCGCCTTGACGGCGACGAGGAAAAAATTCGCGACTACATGAAGACCTTCCTCGGCAACGTCGAGGTATTCGACACCGGCGGCCGCGGGGCGACCACCAGCTTCATCGAGCGCGAGATCGGCGACGTGCTGATCAGCTTCGAGTCCGAGGTCAACAACATCCGCGGCGAGTACGGCAGCGACGACTACGAAGTGGTGGTGCCGCCGGTCAGCATTCTCGCCGAGTTTCCCGTGGCCGTGGTCAAGGAAAACGCCGAGAAAAACGACAACGTCGACCTCGCCCAGGGCTATCTGGACTACCTCTACCGCGAAGACACCCAGCGCCTGCTGGCCAACTTCAACTACCGCGTGCATGACGACACCGTGGTCGAGGAGTTCTCCGACCAGTTTCCCGACACTCGGCTGCTGGAAGTCAAAGACGTTTTCGGCGGCTGGGACCAGGCCATGGAAAAGCACTTTGAAAGCGGCGGCCTGATCGATCAGCTGCAGCGCCGGTAGGCACGTCCCATGAGCACTTTGGCTATCAGACTCCCTCGGCGCCTTTCCGGCAGCACCCGCGTACTGCCGGGCTTTGGCCTGTCCATGGGGATCAGCGTGCTGTTTATCTCGCTGGTGCTGCTCTTGCCCATGACCGGTCTTTTCGGCCAGCTGGCCGGACTCTCGCCGGGCGAATACTGGGCGATCGTAAGCGACCCTCGGGTCGCGGCAAGCTACGCCACCACCCTCGGTGCCGCCGGCGCGGCGGCGCTGGTCAACGCCGCCTTCGGCCTTTTGCTGGCCTGGGTGCTGGTGCGCTACGAATTTCCCGGCAAGCGCCTGGTGGATGCGCTGATGGATCTGCCTTTCGCCCTGCCCACCGCCGTTGCCGGCATTACCCTTGCCACCCTGTACGCCAAAAGCGGCTGGGCGGGTAGCGTGCTGGAGCCGCTGGGGATAAAGGTCGCCTATACCTGGGTGGGCATTGCGCTGGCCATGGCGTTTACCAGCATTCCGTTCGTGGTGCGCACGGTGCAGCCGGTGCTCGAGGACATGCCCGCCGAGGTAGACGAGGCCGCCATGTCCCTTGGCGCCAGCGACGGCGTGGGCTTTCGCCGGGTCATTCTGCCCCACCTGTGGCCGGCGCTGGTCACCGGGACCGGGCTTGCCTTTGTGCGCTCGCTGGGGGAGTTCGGCGCGGTGATTTTCATTGCCGGCAACACCCCCTACGAGACCGAAATCACCTCGCTGATGATTTTCGTCAAGCTCCAGGAATACGACTACGCCGGCGCCTCGGCCATTGCCTCGGTGCTGCTGTTCGTCTCGCTTGCCCTGCTGCTCGCCATCAATGTCTGGCAGGGCCGCTTCGTTCGCCGCCTGCACGGAGGAAAAGGCTAATGCAACGCATCGGAGACGCCCCCGGCGTTCGCCGGCTGCTGATCGGCGCCGCGCTTTTGCTCACGGCCGCCTTTCTCGCGCTGCCGCTGGTGGCGATTTTTGCCCAGGCCTTTGCCAAGGGCGTGGGCGTGTTCTGGGCAAGCGTGACCGAGGCCAATACCCTCCACGCGATTTTTCTCACCCTGGGCATCGCGGTGATGACCATCCCCATCTGTCTGGTGTTCGGCGTCGCCTTGGCGTGGCTGATCACCCGCTTTACGTTTCCCGGCCGCCGGCTTTTACAGACCCTGATCGATATTCCCTTTGCGGTCTCGCCGGTGGTCGCGGGGCTTGTCTACCTGCTGCTCTACGGGCGCAACGGCTGGCTCGGCTCCTGGCTTGCCGCCCACGACATCCAGCTGATGTTTGCCTGGCCGGGCATTCTCATGGTGACGGTGTTTGTGACCTGCCCCTTCGTCGCCCGGGAGCTGATCCCGCTGATGCAGGCCCAGGGCAGCCGCGAGGAAGAAGCCGCGGTCACCCTGGGCGCCGGCGGCTTTGCCGTCTTTCGCCGAATTACCCTGCCCAACATCCGCTGGGCGCTTTTGTACGGCGTGATTCTCACCAACGCCCGGGCGGTGGGCGAGTTCGGCGCCGTCTCGGTGGTGTCCGGCGCCATTCGCGGGCAAACCAACACCCTGCCGCTCAACGTGCAGCAGCTCTATCAGGACTACAACACGGTCGGCGCCTTCTCCAGCGCGGCGCTGCTGGCGCTGATCGCCCTTTTCACCCTGGCGGCCAAGGCCGGCCTTGAATGGCGCGCATCGCGCCGGGAGACCCACCCATGAGCATCCGTCTGGACAACATCGGCAAGCACTTCGGCCCTACCCGGGCGCTGGAACCGGTCAACCTGGATATTCACGAAGGCGAGCTGGTGGGCCTGCTGGGCCCCTCGGGGTCGGGCAAGACCACCCTTCTGCGCATCATTGCCGGGCTGGAAACCCCCGACCGCTCGGATGCTCGCACCCCGGCGCGCATTCTCTTTGGCCAGCGCGACGTGACTCACGTCCACGTCCGCGACCGGCGCATCGGCTTTGTCTTTCAGCACTACGCGCTGTTCCGCCACATGAGCGTTTACGACAACGTCGCCTTTGGCCTCACCGTGATGCCCCGGCGCAGCCGGCCGTCGCGCAGCGAGATCCGCGCCCGGGTCTTTCGCCTTCTGGAAATGGTCAAGCTCGAGCATCTTGCCAACCGCTACCCGGCCCAGCTCTCCGGCGGCCAGCAGCAGCGCGTGTCGCTGGCCCGGGCGCTGGCCGTGGAGCCCGACGTGCTGCTGCTCGACGAGCCTTTCGGCGCGCTCGACGCCAAGGTGCGCCAGGAGCTGCGCCGCTGGCTGCGCCATCTTCACGAAGAGCTCAACTTCACCAGCGTGTTCGTCACCCACGATCAGGAAGAGGCCCTCGAGCTCTCCGACCGCGTGGTGGTGATGAGCGATGGCAACATCGAGCAGATCGACACCCCGGAAACGCTGTATCGCGCGCCGCAGAACCGCTTCGTGTTCGAGTTTCTGGGCGATGTCAACCATCTCGAAGGCGAGGTGCGCAGCGGCGTGCTGACCTGCGGCGACGCGCGCCTTTCGGTTGATCTTCCCGACGACCACGAAGAGCTGTTGCTGCGCCCCCACGAGGTGCGCCTGGCCGAACAGCCCGAGGCCGGCTGCCATCTGCCGGTGACCGTCACCGCGGTCTCGCCGGTGGGCGCCGAGGTGCGCGTGGAGCTCGAGGCCGACTGGCTGGCCAGGCCCTGGCTTGCCAGCGTGCGCCACGCCGACTTCGAGCGGCTGAACCTGCACCGCGGCAGGCGGCTGTTTGCCCACCCGCGCCAGTGGCACCGCTTTGCCGAGGCGGCTGTCGCCCCGGCCGCCTCCCACGCGGCCTGAGCGCTAACGGCCCGTGGTATTACCCGGC
This DNA window, taken from Halomonas piscis, encodes the following:
- a CDS encoding sulfate/molybdate ABC transporter ATP-binding protein, giving the protein MSIRLDNIGKHFGPTRALEPVNLDIHEGELVGLLGPSGSGKTTLLRIIAGLETPDRSDARTPARILFGQRDVTHVHVRDRRIGFVFQHYALFRHMSVYDNVAFGLTVMPRRSRPSRSEIRARVFRLLEMVKLEHLANRYPAQLSGGQQQRVSLARALAVEPDVLLLDEPFGALDAKVRQELRRWLRHLHEELNFTSVFVTHDQEEALELSDRVVVMSDGNIEQIDTPETLYRAPQNRFVFEFLGDVNHLEGEVRSGVLTCGDARLSVDLPDDHEELLLRPHEVRLAEQPEAGCHLPVTVTAVSPVGAEVRVELEADWLARPWLASVRHADFERLNLHRGRRLFAHPRQWHRFAEAAVAPAASHAA